From the Chloroflexota bacterium genome, one window contains:
- a CDS encoding GlcNAc-PI de-N-acetylase — translation MSNSNYKATILAVLAHPDDESFGMGGTLALYAERGVDVHLICATRGEAGEVGPEYLLDFTSIADLREAELRCAAGHLGLAGVHFLDYRDSGMVGSPDNEYPEAFINAPLEDVAAQVANLIRAFKPQVVLTFDPIGGYRHPDHIHIHKAATQAFSMAGDAAYQSNLPTYQPRRLYYHTISKRFLRVAIRLLQLFGKDPSRWGRNEDIDLTQLIVDFPTHVKINYRAVEKRKAAASQCHASQIGPAITGGAFRWLFRLLGFGSVDLFMQASPAPSEAVGDDFFDGITFEGE, via the coding sequence ATGTCTAATTCAAATTACAAAGCCACTATTTTAGCTGTACTCGCTCACCCGGATGATGAATCGTTCGGTATGGGGGGCACGTTGGCGCTATACGCCGAGCGCGGCGTCGATGTACACCTCATCTGCGCAACCCGCGGCGAGGCTGGTGAAGTTGGTCCAGAGTATTTGCTGGACTTTACTTCAATTGCAGACTTGCGCGAAGCCGAACTGCGCTGTGCAGCAGGTCACTTGGGGTTGGCAGGCGTACATTTTCTTGACTATCGCGATTCAGGGATGGTCGGCTCCCCCGATAACGAGTACCCCGAGGCATTTATTAACGCCCCGCTGGAGGATGTTGCCGCGCAGGTTGCCAATCTGATACGCGCATTTAAACCCCAGGTTGTCCTGACCTTTGACCCAATTGGCGGCTACCGCCATCCGGATCATATTCACATCCACAAAGCGGCTACGCAGGCCTTTTCTATGGCCGGAGATGCTGCTTATCAGAGTAATTTGCCAACATATCAGCCGCGGCGGCTCTATTATCATACGATTTCAAAACGCTTTCTGCGCGTTGCCATACGTTTGTTGCAACTGTTTGGCAAAGACCCCAGTCGTTGGGGACGCAATGAAGATATTGATTTGACGCAATTGATTGTAGATTTTCCTACCCATGTCAAGATCAACTATCGCGCTGTAGAAAAACGCAAAGCAGCCGCGTCGCAATGCCATGCCAGCCAAATTGGACCAGCAATCACTGGGGGGGCCTTCCGTTGGCTATTTCGGTTGCTCGGCTTCGGGAGTGTAGACCTCTTCATGCAGGCCTCACCCGCCCCGAGCGAAGCTGTGGGCGACGATTTTTTTGATGGGATCACCTTTGAGGGAGAGTAA
- a CDS encoding winged helix-turn-helix transcriptional regulator — METVTFITNTVEFAKALADETRQKIMALCCCELVSVNDLVEKLDVAQPTVSHHLKILKNAGLVKSERRGKQVFYTLDQESLARGCCQVAEDFAPNQPVKMVISVPE, encoded by the coding sequence ATGGAAACAGTAACATTTATTACCAACACCGTTGAATTTGCCAAGGCTTTAGCCGATGAAACCCGCCAAAAAATTATGGCGCTGTGTTGCTGCGAATTGGTCAGCGTCAATGACCTTGTTGAAAAGCTCGATGTTGCCCAGCCGACCGTTTCCCATCACTTGAAGATTCTCAAAAATGCTGGATTGGTAAAATCGGAGCGACGCGGCAAGCAAGTTTTCTACACCCTCGATCAGGAGAGTTTGGCACGCGGCTGCTGTCAGGTTGCCGAGGATTTTGCTCCCAATCAGCCCGTAAAAATGGTCATCAGTGTGCCGGAATAA
- a CDS encoding peptidoglycan DD-metalloendopeptidase family protein produces MAYDPLNDSDLFDEEEYTPEPAQPRAVAEQETPGDDSSSGLFEQFWTQIAHAGLVEPVLRSGTLLLSLVLVIIVVWALRSVNLSAVMSGLPNEGGGLLSAPQMTPTPQSYIAALPPMPSPDQISSTGIGRQAKIHTTIPTRARSKIIQYTVEFGDSVFGIAEQFGLKPETILWANTATLQDNPHQLQEGQVLNIMPVDGTYHKWGEGEQLAKVAEFYGVDANEILQWPGNNFDLTQTTVENFSAEAGTMLIIPGGTRALIDYGPPRIPRDNPAVARTYGPGHCGTLADGIIGDGVFIWPTAGHWLSGYDYNPAANHSGIDIGGKSGDTISAIDDGVVVYAGWSYSGYGNLVVIDHGNDWQSLYAHLDGYYVNCGESVYQGATVGAMGSTGASSGPHLHFEILYGSARVNPWNFLP; encoded by the coding sequence ATGGCATACGATCCGCTAAACGATAGCGATCTCTTTGATGAAGAGGAATATACTCCTGAACCTGCTCAACCCAGAGCGGTTGCAGAACAAGAAACGCCGGGCGACGATTCGTCGTCCGGTCTTTTTGAGCAATTTTGGACTCAAATTGCTCATGCCGGTTTGGTTGAACCGGTTTTGCGTTCAGGGACGCTCTTGCTGTCGCTGGTATTAGTCATCATTGTGGTTTGGGCGTTGCGTTCAGTCAACTTAAGTGCTGTGATGAGCGGATTGCCCAACGAAGGGGGCGGGCTGCTCTCTGCCCCACAAATGACGCCCACGCCGCAAAGCTATATTGCAGCATTACCCCCTATGCCCTCCCCAGATCAAATCAGCAGTACAGGGATTGGGCGGCAGGCAAAAATTCATACCACCATTCCCACGCGGGCGCGCTCAAAAATTATCCAATATACTGTTGAATTTGGCGATTCGGTTTTTGGTATCGCCGAGCAATTCGGCTTGAAACCCGAAACGATCCTATGGGCTAATACGGCCACGTTGCAAGATAACCCCCATCAACTGCAAGAGGGGCAAGTCCTCAACATTATGCCCGTGGATGGCACGTATCACAAGTGGGGTGAGGGGGAGCAACTCGCTAAAGTGGCCGAATTCTATGGCGTGGATGCGAATGAAATCTTACAATGGCCGGGGAATAATTTTGATTTGACGCAAACCACGGTTGAGAATTTCAGCGCTGAAGCCGGGACAATGTTGATTATCCCCGGCGGGACGCGCGCACTGATCGATTATGGCCCGCCACGCATCCCGCGCGATAATCCGGCGGTTGCGCGCACCTATGGGCCTGGTCACTGCGGCACGTTGGCTGATGGCATCATCGGCGATGGTGTATTCATTTGGCCGACGGCGGGACACTGGCTCTCGGGCTACGACTATAACCCAGCGGCAAATCATTCGGGGATTGACATCGGCGGCAAATCCGGCGATACGATTTCGGCGATTGATGATGGCGTGGTGGTGTATGCAGGCTGGAGCTACAGTGGCTACGGCAATCTGGTAGTAATTGATCACGGCAACGACTGGCAATCGTTGTATGCTCATCTTGATGGCTACTATGTCAATTGTGGGGAAAGTGTATACCAGGGCGCAACCGTTGGCGCAATGGGAAGTACAGGCGCTTCGTCGGGGCCACACCTGCACTTTGAAATTCTGTATGGTTCCGCCCGAGTTAACCCCTGGAATTTCTTGCCATAA
- the arsM gene encoding arsenite methyltransferase: MTTQTSQKAATDIRSAVRERYGNFAEQHQPGSQADCGCSSTQSSCCSPSDDLLQLETVAHIYEDPAAFDLPADVTELSLGCGDPVTLAALEVGQTVLDLGSGGGIDCFLAAKKVGPTGKVIGVDMTPAMLERARANKAKLGADNVEFRLGEIENLPVADETVDVIISNCVINLSPDKPQVLRETFRALRPGGKLAVSDIVTDGPLPQEIKSSVSAWAGCIAGALDVQEFIASIEAAGFVDVEMKAVYWGKEMADEAIRQLDLSDRLIENKHIFDKMIFSAKITARKPE; encoded by the coding sequence ATGACAACTCAAACATCACAAAAAGCCGCCACAGATATTCGCTCTGCAGTACGAGAGCGCTATGGAAACTTTGCCGAACAACACCAACCTGGATCGCAGGCTGACTGCGGCTGCTCTTCCACACAAAGTTCTTGTTGCAGTCCTTCGGATGATCTTCTTCAGCTGGAAACCGTCGCGCACATCTATGAAGACCCCGCAGCCTTTGATTTGCCCGCCGATGTCACCGAACTTTCCCTGGGGTGTGGGGATCCAGTCACGTTAGCTGCTTTAGAAGTCGGCCAAACCGTATTGGATTTGGGCTCCGGCGGCGGGATTGATTGTTTTCTGGCGGCCAAAAAAGTTGGCCCTACCGGAAAAGTGATTGGTGTGGATATGACCCCCGCGATGCTCGAACGCGCTCGCGCCAACAAAGCAAAACTGGGTGCAGACAATGTTGAATTCCGTTTGGGCGAGATCGAAAACCTACCTGTTGCCGATGAGACTGTGGATGTAATTATCTCCAATTGCGTCATCAACCTCAGCCCCGATAAACCCCAGGTGCTTCGGGAAACGTTTCGGGCGCTGCGTCCGGGGGGCAAATTAGCCGTGAGCGATATTGTTACCGATGGCCCGCTGCCACAGGAAATCAAATCCAGCGTAAGTGCCTGGGCTGGTTGCATTGCTGGTGCGCTGGATGTTCAGGAATTTATTGCCTCTATTGAAGCCGCAGGGTTTGTAGATGTAGAAATGAAAGCGGTATACTGGGGTAAAGAAATGGCAGACGAAGCCATTCGGCAGCTTGATCTTAGTGATAGGTTGATTGAAAACAAGCACATTTTCGATAAAATGATTTTCAGCGCCAAGATTACAGCCCGCAAACCTGAATAA